A stretch of Fusobacterium massiliense DNA encodes these proteins:
- a CDS encoding N-6 DNA methylase, whose product MIFKEHNNREISKNLAEYITGTELRKYVAKKVKKYISVENPTVFDGAVGSGQLEQFVNPSVLYGVDVQENSINSAKENFKNSKLEAKSFFEYEKENLLVDCVIMNPPFSIKFKDLSEQEQKNIQKEFEWKKSGCVDDIFVLKSLKYTKRFGFYILFPGVGYRRTEETFRKLIGNNLAELNRIDNAFTDTGISVIFIVIDKEKNDNKVYREIYDCKLDKQILEDEWTLEDDYSWQQLQEEREVEEIDINALNTQTSELWINGLKNNLELDVFLVKECGANIDVIGNIRKIRVICNQYEKELKGKNKCKSSMTASEKQLKLLSLFEAMQK is encoded by the coding sequence ATGATCTTTAAAGAACATAATAATAGAGAAATTAGTAAGAATTTAGCTGAATATATAACTGGAACAGAATTAAGAAAGTATGTTGCTAAAAAAGTTAAAAAGTACATTAGCGTAGAAAATCCAACTGTATTTGATGGTGCAGTAGGAAGTGGTCAGTTAGAACAATTTGTTAATCCTTCTGTACTTTATGGAGTAGATGTGCAAGAAAACTCTATTAATTCAGCCAAAGAAAATTTTAAAAATTCAAAATTAGAAGCAAAAAGCTTTTTTGAATATGAGAAAGAAAATTTACTTGTAGATTGTGTAATCATGAACCCACCTTTCTCAATAAAATTTAAAGATTTATCAGAACAAGAACAAAAGAATATACAAAAAGAATTTGAGTGGAAAAAATCAGGCTGTGTAGATGATATATTTGTTCTAAAATCTTTAAAATATACTAAAAGATTTGGATTTTATATTTTGTTTCCTGGTGTAGGTTATAGAAGAACTGAAGAAACATTCAGAAAACTTATAGGAAATAACTTAGCTGAATTAAATAGAATTGATAATGCTTTCACAGATACAGGAATATCAGTTATATTTATTGTTATTGATAAAGAAAAAAATGATAACAAAGTTTATAGGGAAATCTATGACTGTAAATTAGACAAGCAAATTTTAGAAGATGAATGGACTTTAGAAGATGATTACTCTTGGCAACAATTACAAGAAGAAAGAGAAGTAGAAGAAATTGATATAAATGCTTTAAATACACAAACTTCTGAACTTTGGATAAATGGTCTTAAAAACAACTTGGAGTTAGATGTCTTTTTAGTTAAAGAATGTGGAGCAAATATTGATGTAATAGGAAATATAAGAAAAATAAGAGTAATATGTAATCAATATGAAAAAGAATTGAAAGGTAAGAATAAATGCAAGAGTTCGATGACTGCATCAGAGAAGCAATTGAAATTATTATCTCTATTCGAGGCAATGCAGAAGTAA
- a CDS encoding restriction endonuclease subunit S: MSKKDIFTKKNIIQNGKYAIFYGDISRKYDCFAQEIINRIDDESYEKATKVEKEQILVNLEDFDDKDIGRCVLYQNEKSAAVNGNIAILILKDSFKDIIDLRYISFYLNYKDTVRDYIYKKSTGEKVKRLAKLDFENMLITIPTLEVQNKITDNFIALKRKFENDITELEEKIKIIDENSKVYMDHIFKFN, from the coding sequence ATGAGTAAAAAAGATATTTTTACAAAAAAAAATATAATACAAAATGGAAAGTATGCAATATTCTATGGAGATATTTCAAGAAAATATGACTGTTTTGCACAAGAAATAATAAACAGAATAGATGATGAAAGCTATGAAAAAGCTACAAAAGTAGAAAAAGAACAAATATTAGTAAACTTAGAAGATTTTGATGATAAGGACATTGGAAGATGTGTTTTATATCAAAATGAAAAAAGTGCAGCAGTAAATGGTAATATTGCAATCTTAATCTTAAAAGATAGCTTTAAAGATATTATTGACTTGAGATATATCTCATTTTACCTAAATTATAAAGACACAGTTAGAGATTATATTTATAAAAAATCAACTGGAGAAAAAGTTAAAAGATTAGCTAAATTGGATTTTGAAAATATGCTAATAACTATTCCCACTCTGGAAGTTCAAAATAAAATCACTGATAATTTTATAGCATTAAAAAGAAAATTTGAAAATGATATTACTGAATTGGAAGAAAAAATAAAAATAATTGATGAAAATTCAAAAGTATATATGGATCATATTTTCAAATTTAATTAG
- a CDS encoding DUF3310 domain-containing protein: MENKKIDNINNANHYQICGFNSIKIIKRVLGTKGFVAFCLGNILKYLIRAEKKNRLEDYKKAAKYLEWVI; the protein is encoded by the coding sequence ATGGAAAATAAAAAAATAGATAATATAAACAATGCTAACCATTACCAAATTTGTGGTTTTAATAGTATAAAAATAATTAAAAGAGTATTAGGCACAAAAGGGTTTGTAGCTTTCTGCTTAGGAAACATCCTTAAATATTTAATAAGAGCAGAAAAGAAAAATAGATTAGAAGACTATAAGAAAGCTGCTAAGTATTTGGAATGGGTTATTTAA
- a CDS encoding DNA cytosine methyltransferase, with protein MIKVLELFGGIGAPRKALINLGISHKSIDYVEIDEKAVRSYNAMFHELDKKKPDTVVGWNLCPDVLIHGSPCQDFSIAGKQNGADLGSETRSSLMWETIKIIKNMGIWKPRVVIWENVKNVLSKHMIHNFNKYLEEMKKLGYINKFDVLNAKDFGIPQHRERVFTISILGDNKFNFSALEKKEMKHIREYLTNDYSEKHLVTQPSMLNKINKPGTFGLYIIDDHCKTITTKQLRCPNAGIIDIGNGQYRYLTELECWRLMGFDDKDFEKVAKQHKLNKKQMNGALYKQAGNSICVPVLEAIFKELFK; from the coding sequence ATGATAAAAGTTTTAGAATTATTTGGAGGTATTGGAGCACCAAGAAAAGCACTTATAAATTTAGGTATATCTCATAAATCAATAGATTATGTTGAAATAGATGAAAAAGCAGTGAGAAGTTATAATGCAATGTTTCATGAGTTAGATAAAAAAAAACCAGATACAGTTGTAGGTTGGAATTTATGCCCCGATGTATTGATACATGGCAGTCCTTGCCAAGATTTTAGTATTGCAGGGAAACAAAATGGAGCAGATTTAGGAAGTGAAACAAGAAGTTCACTAATGTGGGAAACAATAAAAATAATAAAAAATATGGGAATTTGGAAACCAAGAGTTGTTATTTGGGAAAATGTTAAGAATGTACTATCTAAGCATATGATACACAACTTTAATAAGTACCTCGAAGAAATGAAAAAACTAGGTTATATAAATAAATTTGATGTTCTAAATGCTAAAGATTTTGGAATACCACAACATCGTGAAAGGGTATTTACTATTTCTATTCTTGGTGATAATAAATTTAATTTTTCTGCATTAGAAAAAAAGGAAATGAAACATATAAGAGAATACTTAACAAATGACTACAGTGAAAAACATTTGGTCACTCAACCAAGTATGTTAAATAAGATAAATAAACCAGGAACATTTGGGCTATATATAATTGATGACCACTGTAAAACTATAACAACTAAGCAACTTAGATGCCCAAATGCAGGTATTATAGATATAGGAAATGGACAATATAGGTACTTGACTGAATTAGAATGTTGGCGATTAATGGGATTTGATGATAAAGATTTTGAAAAAGTAGCTAAACAACATAAATTAAATAAAAAACAAATGAATGGAGCTTTATACAAACAAGCAGGGAATAGCATTTGTGTTCCTGTTTTAGAAGCAATTTTTAAAGAATTATTTAAGTAG
- a CDS encoding YopX family protein: MSKEIKFRAWLKNKKEMVDVALINYVTKCITYALTKKGSMLTIIDENFSNIELLQYIGLKDKNNKEIYEGDIVKIDRQLFRVSYMEEKASYMLDEVDSYMSDYLSNYDINKLEKVGNIYENVELLGENE, translated from the coding sequence ATGAGCAAAGAAATAAAGTTTAGAGCTTGGTTAAAGAATAAAAAGGAAATGGTAGATGTTGCTTTAATAAATTATGTAACTAAATGTATAACTTATGCCTTAACTAAAAAAGGCAGTATGTTAACTATTATAGACGAAAACTTTAGTAATATAGAACTTCTTCAATATATAGGATTAAAAGATAAAAATAATAAGGAAATATATGAGGGAGATATTGTAAAAATAGACAGACAATTATTTAGAGTTAGCTATATGGAAGAAAAGGCTTCTTATATGCTTGATGAAGTGGATAGCTATATGAGTGATTATCTAAGTAATTACGATATAAATAAATTAGAAAAAGTTGGTAATATTTATGAAAATGTTGAACTTTTA